A stretch of Blastocatellia bacterium DNA encodes these proteins:
- a CDS encoding gamma-glutamylcyclotransferase family protein: MKFLVWYFAYGSNMDSKRLEARIGRSSMQWAVGMIRGYELVFNKVANDESGYANIRPSERGIVYGVLYLLSKQELRKLNRYEGVPEHYKCVRLQVETEHDVIKAMSYIAADSKVKEGLRPRCDYLECLIKGAKEHNLPQDYIRQLSEIECLKGDTPGAG; encoded by the coding sequence ATGAAATTCCTCGTTTGGTATTTCGCTTATGGATCGAACATGGACTCCAAGCGCCTTGAGGCTCGAATTGGTCGGAGCAGTATGCAATGGGCAGTTGGTATGATACGCGGCTACGAACTGGTTTTCAACAAGGTTGCCAATGATGAAAGCGGGTACGCCAATATTCGACCGAGTGAGCGAGGCATCGTATACGGGGTTCTCTACTTACTCAGCAAGCAGGAGCTTCGGAAATTGAACCGCTACGAAGGCGTACCAGAACATTATAAGTGTGTTAGATTGCAAGTAGAAACAGAACATGACGTGATAAAGGCTATGTCATACATCGCTGCGGACAGCAAGGTTAAAGAGGGCCTTAGGCCACGCTGCGATTACCTCGAGTGTTTAATTAAGGGCGCCAAAGAGCACAATCTTCCGCAGGATTACATCCGGCAACTCAGCGAAATAGAATGTTTAAAGGGAGACACGCCCGGTGCTGGTTGA
- a CDS encoding AAA family ATPase, giving the protein MSNEINCSIWICSNKTQDECLERNLFGDKIDYYRKGVREGDICFLYNCQADVLFGIFVAVSDPGWNLEPEAWGGAFPYQIRVKPAGEIKAVSDARTKIFKPTGLTMTRTRAGWQIPAFASYGPDITRKLLAHFPIKELPSQEALVSYRPKEGFQSVAGLEDVKRFIRERMIEPFLNPRVAEKYGLRVGGGLLLYGPPGTGKTLIAKATAKEIDAEFIEISPSIVRGFPGEPEQHLERIFQEALQKPRVVIFIDEADALLAAREIVQTSTVMQRIIPAFLRLFTKVFEQNAPVLIIGATNKPGNIDEAFLRPGRFDQCLKVPLPDREARMELLRSALANRPISRELRDHKTLEELADKLDGWTGADIRLLIDRVAHEVFMRQIQRNPSLGRDPDEEIKEDHLLPITLQDILEGIEKKLSGPSVSKEQLKEIEDREKRISSP; this is encoded by the coding sequence ATGAGCAACGAAATAAATTGTTCGATCTGGATCTGTTCCAATAAAACTCAAGATGAGTGCCTCGAACGTAATCTTTTTGGTGATAAAATTGATTATTATCGGAAAGGAGTAAGGGAAGGAGATATCTGCTTCCTTTACAACTGTCAGGCAGACGTGCTGTTCGGCATTTTCGTTGCCGTGTCAGACCCTGGTTGGAACTTGGAACCCGAGGCATGGGGTGGGGCATTTCCTTACCAAATACGAGTAAAACCTGCAGGCGAGATCAAAGCCGTTAGCGACGCCAGAACGAAGATCTTCAAACCAACCGGTCTCACAATGACCCGAACAAGGGCTGGGTGGCAAATTCCAGCTTTTGCATCCTATGGCCCTGATATAACTCGTAAACTTCTTGCGCATTTTCCCATCAAGGAGCTCCCTTCTCAGGAGGCGCTGGTTAGTTATAGACCGAAAGAGGGTTTTCAATCCGTCGCAGGACTAGAGGATGTGAAGAGGTTTATACGAGAACGGATGATCGAACCGTTCCTTAACCCCAGGGTTGCGGAAAAATACGGATTGCGAGTGGGTGGAGGTTTACTTCTGTATGGACCTCCAGGTACGGGTAAGACCCTTATTGCCAAAGCAACTGCCAAGGAAATAGATGCGGAGTTCATCGAAATTAGTCCTTCCATTGTGCGAGGTTTTCCCGGTGAACCCGAGCAGCACCTGGAACGGATATTTCAGGAAGCCCTTCAGAAACCTCGCGTTGTCATCTTCATTGATGAAGCGGATGCCTTGCTTGCTGCTAGAGAAATCGTGCAAACGTCTACGGTCATGCAACGAATTATACCCGCCTTTCTGCGTCTTTTTACCAAAGTTTTTGAGCAAAATGCGCCGGTCCTCATTATCGGTGCTACAAATAAGCCTGGAAACATTGATGAAGCCTTCTTGCGCCCTGGGCGTTTTGATCAGTGTTTAAAGGTTCCTTTACCTGACCGAGAAGCACGTATGGAATTGCTACGCTCAGCTTTGGCAAATAGACCAATTAGTCGTGAACTTCGAGACCATAAGACCCTTGAGGAATTAGCCGACAAGTTGGATGGGTGGACAGGAGCGGATATTCGACTTCTGATTGATCGAGTGGCTCATGAGGTGTTTATGCGACAAATACAAAGGAATCCAAGCTTAGGAAGGGATCCGGATGAAGAAATAAAAGAGGATCATTTGTTGCCTATTACGCTGCAAGATATTTTAGAAGGAATCGAAAAAAAGCTGTCAGGGCCATCAGTATCAAAAGAACAATTGAAAGAAATCGAGGACCGGGAGAAGAGGATAAGTTCACCATGA